The following are encoded together in the Tripterygium wilfordii isolate XIE 37 chromosome 3, ASM1340144v1, whole genome shotgun sequence genome:
- the LOC119992925 gene encoding phosphatidate phosphatase PAH1-like isoform X1 has protein sequence MNVVGKVGSLISQGVYSVATPFHPFGGAVDAIVVQQQDGTFRSTPWYVRFGKFQGVLKGAEKIVRINVNGVEANFHMYLDNSGEAYFIREGDIDKESETNGILKNSNTRNARLEDGSIDDGTNENGGQNIVDAGRLEHSVSDSRVAQLRNEIDSLSADRIERSESDGDRRYYEFQDDQSSLEGSVELSEYGSNRYESFDGEPYGEPQGSDSEVILVSVDGHVLTAPILSSEQNIENLQLSTPQFHLRPGEGTEFCEDCEELNPGDNPWDANYTSEMNASAPNVLSGNLCSINNDINVQGHQHLEVCEGEVQHVCNSQGTQDIPKLEGDFHMNSDLEDASAIIKRKEVFRSCLELSELTKHEGNAHFEEMPQEIQNSPKESPRSLSAVNGTEYAGVDEIRNNDELSPPCNSDSPSSDKASLQVQVESIGKNSLPEEHTWLESISVHSVSSDTEWKEKQFRVLEDTMDGSLQSSDPEDECNKDEIGQPQTAISSGEIQTHSSIRFEISLCGKELRAGMGLAAAAEVFDAHRVSVEEFKNSTASIINNENLIIRFREMYLTWEKAAPVVLGMAAFSLDLAIEPKEAIPVEQDGTLGLRDGDTPITPTSYGRRWRLWPIPFRRVKTIEHTSSNSSSEEVFVDSESAFQNSQAETTASSQGANEYPHKQLIRTNEPTNEQIASLNLKEGQNMITFSFSTRVLGKQQVDAHIYLWKWNARIVISDVDGTITKSDVLGQFMPLVGKDWTQSGVAKLFCAIKENGYQLLFLSARAIVQAYLTRNFLFNLKQDGKTLPNGPVVISPDGLFPSLYREVIRRAPHEFKIACLEDIRKLFPSDYNPFYAGFGNRDTDELSYRKIGIPKGKIFIINPKGEVAISHCIDVKSYTSLHTLVNDMFPPTLLVEQEDYNSWNYWKVPLLDVE, from the exons ATGAATGTGGTGGGCAAAGTTGGAAGCCTTATATCACAAGGTGTTTACTCTGTTGCCACCCCATTTCATCCCTTCGGTGGGGCTGTTGATGCGATTGTGGTTCAGCAACAGGATGGGACTTTTCGAAGCACCCCGTGGTATGTCAGGTTTGGTAAATTTCAGGGTGTTCTTAAGGGGGCTGAGAAGATTGTTCGTATAAATGTCAACGGCGTTGAAGCCAATTTTCATATGTATCTCGATAATTCTGGCGAAGCATATTTCATAAGGGAGGGTGATATCGATAAAGAAAGTGAGACAAATGGGATTCTTAAGAATTCTAATACTCGGAATGCTAGACTCGAGgatggtagtattgatgatggaACCAACGAAAATGGTGGTCAAAACATTGTTGATGCTGGCAGGCTTGAACATAGTGTTTCTGATTCTAGGGTGGCTCAGCTGCGAAATGAAATTGATTCCTTAAGTGCAGACCGAATAGAAAGGTCAGAATCTGATGGAGACAGGAGATATTACGAATTTCAAGATGACCAGTCCTCCTTGGAGGGTTCAGTGGAGTTATCAGAATATGGATCTAACCGATATGAGAGCTTTGATGGCGAGCCTTATGGGGAACCACAGGGTTCAGATTCAGAAGTTATCCTGGTTAGTGTGGATGGTCATGTACTGACAGCACCCATTTTGTCTTCAGAACAAAATATCGAGAATCTACAGCTAAGCACACCTCAATTTCATCTCCGGCCAGGAGAGGGGACTGAATTTTGTGAAGACTGTGAGGAGCTAAATCCTGGTGATAATCCATGGGATGCTAATTATACCAGTGAGATGAATGCATCTGCGCCAAATGTCTTATCGGGTAATCTTTGCAGCATTAATAATGATATAAATGTGCAGGGTCACCAACACCTGGAAGTTTGTGAGGGTGAGGTACAACATGTCTGTAATAGCCAAGGAACTCAGGACATCCCTAAACTGGAAGGAGACTTTCACATGAATAGTGACTTAGAAGATGCATCTGCTATCATCAAGAGGAAAGAGGTGTTTAGGAGCTGTCTGGAGCTATCAGAATTGACCAAACATGAGGGGAATGCCCATTTTGAAGAAATGCCTCAGGAGATTCAGAATTCCCCAAAGGAATCTCCTCGAAGTCTTTCAGCAGTTAATGGAACTGAATATGCTGGTGTTGATGAAATCAGAAATAATGATGAATTATCTCCACCCTGCAATTCTGATTCTCCTAGCAGTGATAAGGCTTCTTTACAGGTTCAAGTTGAATCGATTGGGAAAAATTCCTTGCCGGAAGAGCATACCTGGCTTGAGAGTATATCTGTTCATTCTGTTAGTAGTGATACAGaatggaaagaaaaacaatttCGTGTCTTGGAAGACACGATGGATGGTAGCCTGCAAAGCTCTGATCCTGAAGATGAATGCAATAAGGATGAGATAGGGCAACCTCAAACAGCTATTTCAAGTGGAGAGATACAAACTCATTCAAGTATAA GGTTTGAGATCTCACTCTGTGGGAAGGAACTCCGGGCTGGGATGGGCTTAGCTGCTGCCGCTGAAGTTTTTGATGCACATCGTGTATCTGTTGAGGAATTTAAAAATTCTACAGCATCAATTATCAATAATGAAAATTTAATTATCAGGTTCAGAGAAATGTACTTGACGTGGGAAAAAGCTGCTCCTGTTGTGCTTGGAATGGCTGCATTCAGTCTAGACTTAGCTATTGAGCCCAAAGAAGCGATTCCTGTGGAACAGGATGGTACACTGGGGTTGAGGGATGGTGATACTCCTATTACTCCCACCTCTTATGGACGTAGATGGAGGCTTTGGCCTATTCCGTTTAGGAGGGTGAAAACAATTGAGCACACAAGCAGTAATTCATCTAGTGAGGAGGTATTTGTAGACTCTGAATCTGCTTTTCAGAACTCACAAGCAGAAACAACTGCATCATCCCAGGGTGCAAATGAATATCCTCACAAGCAATTAATCAGAACAAATGAACCCACGAATGAGCAGATAGCATCTTTGAATCTGAAAGAAGGTCAAAATATGATAACATTCAGTTTCTCCACCAGGGTTCTTGGAAAGCAACAG GTTGATGCTCATATCTACTTATGGAAATGGAATGCACGGATTGTAATTTCAGACGTTGATGGAACAATTACCAA GTCTGATGTGCTAGGCCAGTTCATGCCTCTGGTTGGAAAAGACTGGACGCAATCTGGTGTGGCTAAGCTTTTCTGCGCAATAAAG GAGAATGGATACCAGCTATTGTTTCTGAGTGCACGTGCAATTGTTCAGGCATATCTGACCAGGAATTTTTTGTTCAACCTGAAACAG GATGGGAAGACCCTTCCAAATGGACCTGTTGTTATTTCACCTGATGGTCTATTCCCTTCATTATATCGAGAAG TAATTAGAAGGGCGCCACATGAATTCAAGATTGCATGTTTAGAG GATATCAGAAAGCTCTTCCCCTCTGATTATAACCCATTTTATGCGGGCTTTGGAAACAGAGACACGGATGAGCTCAGTTATAGGAAAATTGGGATTCCTAAAGGCAAAATATTCATCATAAATCCAAAG GGTGAGGTGGCTATCAGCCATTGCATAGACGTGAAGTCCTACACATCTTTGCACACTCTTGTCAATGACATGTTCCCGCCGACTTTGTTGGTTGAGCAG GAAGACTATAACTCATGGAATTACTGGAAAGTGCCATTGCTGGACGTCGAGTGA
- the LOC119992925 gene encoding phosphatidate phosphatase PAH1-like isoform X2: MNVVGKVGSLISQGVYSVATPFHPFGGAVDAIVVQQQDGTFRSTPWYVRFGKFQGVLKGAEKIVRINVNGVEANFHMYLDNSGEAYFIREGDIDKESETNGILKNSNTRNARLEDGSIDDGTNENGGQNIVDAGRLEHSVSDSRVAQLRNEIDSLSADRIERSESDGDRRYYEFQDDQSSLEGSVELSEYGSNRYESFDGEPYGEPQGSDSEVILVSVDGHVLTAPILSSEQNIENLQLSTPQFHLRPGEGTEFCEDCEELNPGDNPWDANYTSEMNASAPNVLSGNLCSINNDINVQGHQHLEVCEGEVQHVCNSQGTQDIPKLEGDFHMNSDLEDASAIIKRKEVFRSCLELSELTKHEGNAHFEEMPQEIQNSPKESPRSLSAVNGTEYAGVDEIRNNDELSPPCNSDSPSSDKASLQVQVESIGKNSLPEEHTWLESISVHSVSSDTEWKEKQFRVLEDTMDGSLQSSDPEDECNKDEIGQPQTAISSGEIQTHSRFEISLCGKELRAGMGLAAAAEVFDAHRVSVEEFKNSTASIINNENLIIRFREMYLTWEKAAPVVLGMAAFSLDLAIEPKEAIPVEQDGTLGLRDGDTPITPTSYGRRWRLWPIPFRRVKTIEHTSSNSSSEEVFVDSESAFQNSQAETTASSQGANEYPHKQLIRTNEPTNEQIASLNLKEGQNMITFSFSTRVLGKQQVDAHIYLWKWNARIVISDVDGTITKSDVLGQFMPLVGKDWTQSGVAKLFCAIKENGYQLLFLSARAIVQAYLTRNFLFNLKQDGKTLPNGPVVISPDGLFPSLYREVIRRAPHEFKIACLEDIRKLFPSDYNPFYAGFGNRDTDELSYRKIGIPKGKIFIINPKGEVAISHCIDVKSYTSLHTLVNDMFPPTLLVEQEDYNSWNYWKVPLLDVE, encoded by the exons ATGAATGTGGTGGGCAAAGTTGGAAGCCTTATATCACAAGGTGTTTACTCTGTTGCCACCCCATTTCATCCCTTCGGTGGGGCTGTTGATGCGATTGTGGTTCAGCAACAGGATGGGACTTTTCGAAGCACCCCGTGGTATGTCAGGTTTGGTAAATTTCAGGGTGTTCTTAAGGGGGCTGAGAAGATTGTTCGTATAAATGTCAACGGCGTTGAAGCCAATTTTCATATGTATCTCGATAATTCTGGCGAAGCATATTTCATAAGGGAGGGTGATATCGATAAAGAAAGTGAGACAAATGGGATTCTTAAGAATTCTAATACTCGGAATGCTAGACTCGAGgatggtagtattgatgatggaACCAACGAAAATGGTGGTCAAAACATTGTTGATGCTGGCAGGCTTGAACATAGTGTTTCTGATTCTAGGGTGGCTCAGCTGCGAAATGAAATTGATTCCTTAAGTGCAGACCGAATAGAAAGGTCAGAATCTGATGGAGACAGGAGATATTACGAATTTCAAGATGACCAGTCCTCCTTGGAGGGTTCAGTGGAGTTATCAGAATATGGATCTAACCGATATGAGAGCTTTGATGGCGAGCCTTATGGGGAACCACAGGGTTCAGATTCAGAAGTTATCCTGGTTAGTGTGGATGGTCATGTACTGACAGCACCCATTTTGTCTTCAGAACAAAATATCGAGAATCTACAGCTAAGCACACCTCAATTTCATCTCCGGCCAGGAGAGGGGACTGAATTTTGTGAAGACTGTGAGGAGCTAAATCCTGGTGATAATCCATGGGATGCTAATTATACCAGTGAGATGAATGCATCTGCGCCAAATGTCTTATCGGGTAATCTTTGCAGCATTAATAATGATATAAATGTGCAGGGTCACCAACACCTGGAAGTTTGTGAGGGTGAGGTACAACATGTCTGTAATAGCCAAGGAACTCAGGACATCCCTAAACTGGAAGGAGACTTTCACATGAATAGTGACTTAGAAGATGCATCTGCTATCATCAAGAGGAAAGAGGTGTTTAGGAGCTGTCTGGAGCTATCAGAATTGACCAAACATGAGGGGAATGCCCATTTTGAAGAAATGCCTCAGGAGATTCAGAATTCCCCAAAGGAATCTCCTCGAAGTCTTTCAGCAGTTAATGGAACTGAATATGCTGGTGTTGATGAAATCAGAAATAATGATGAATTATCTCCACCCTGCAATTCTGATTCTCCTAGCAGTGATAAGGCTTCTTTACAGGTTCAAGTTGAATCGATTGGGAAAAATTCCTTGCCGGAAGAGCATACCTGGCTTGAGAGTATATCTGTTCATTCTGTTAGTAGTGATACAGaatggaaagaaaaacaatttCGTGTCTTGGAAGACACGATGGATGGTAGCCTGCAAAGCTCTGATCCTGAAGATGAATGCAATAAGGATGAGATAGGGCAACCTCAAACAGCTATTTCAAGTGGAGAGATACAAACTCATTCAA GGTTTGAGATCTCACTCTGTGGGAAGGAACTCCGGGCTGGGATGGGCTTAGCTGCTGCCGCTGAAGTTTTTGATGCACATCGTGTATCTGTTGAGGAATTTAAAAATTCTACAGCATCAATTATCAATAATGAAAATTTAATTATCAGGTTCAGAGAAATGTACTTGACGTGGGAAAAAGCTGCTCCTGTTGTGCTTGGAATGGCTGCATTCAGTCTAGACTTAGCTATTGAGCCCAAAGAAGCGATTCCTGTGGAACAGGATGGTACACTGGGGTTGAGGGATGGTGATACTCCTATTACTCCCACCTCTTATGGACGTAGATGGAGGCTTTGGCCTATTCCGTTTAGGAGGGTGAAAACAATTGAGCACACAAGCAGTAATTCATCTAGTGAGGAGGTATTTGTAGACTCTGAATCTGCTTTTCAGAACTCACAAGCAGAAACAACTGCATCATCCCAGGGTGCAAATGAATATCCTCACAAGCAATTAATCAGAACAAATGAACCCACGAATGAGCAGATAGCATCTTTGAATCTGAAAGAAGGTCAAAATATGATAACATTCAGTTTCTCCACCAGGGTTCTTGGAAAGCAACAG GTTGATGCTCATATCTACTTATGGAAATGGAATGCACGGATTGTAATTTCAGACGTTGATGGAACAATTACCAA GTCTGATGTGCTAGGCCAGTTCATGCCTCTGGTTGGAAAAGACTGGACGCAATCTGGTGTGGCTAAGCTTTTCTGCGCAATAAAG GAGAATGGATACCAGCTATTGTTTCTGAGTGCACGTGCAATTGTTCAGGCATATCTGACCAGGAATTTTTTGTTCAACCTGAAACAG GATGGGAAGACCCTTCCAAATGGACCTGTTGTTATTTCACCTGATGGTCTATTCCCTTCATTATATCGAGAAG TAATTAGAAGGGCGCCACATGAATTCAAGATTGCATGTTTAGAG GATATCAGAAAGCTCTTCCCCTCTGATTATAACCCATTTTATGCGGGCTTTGGAAACAGAGACACGGATGAGCTCAGTTATAGGAAAATTGGGATTCCTAAAGGCAAAATATTCATCATAAATCCAAAG GGTGAGGTGGCTATCAGCCATTGCATAGACGTGAAGTCCTACACATCTTTGCACACTCTTGTCAATGACATGTTCCCGCCGACTTTGTTGGTTGAGCAG GAAGACTATAACTCATGGAATTACTGGAAAGTGCCATTGCTGGACGTCGAGTGA